One window of Nicotiana tomentosiformis chromosome 11, ASM39032v3, whole genome shotgun sequence genomic DNA carries:
- the LOC104115761 gene encoding uncharacterized protein isoform X1 — MADSSSSSTTTSSWASMLTGKSDAEIEELLDRMLTRLALCDDSKLQDLLTKLLPLSIASLSSSAPLVRNKVLEILSHVNKRVKHQHDIGLPLSDLWQLYRESNASLMVRNFCIMYVEMAVERARKEDKENMAPNFLANISKLPIQHQDILLRVITKVIGECHSAQVSDEVAAIYRRFGDLPDHKIFLEFCLHMVLYQPTSQSSACPAGLSITQCDRVTGKRQLTSDYLRNVKLGILNVVQAMELPTELIYPLYVSASADCQESIVKRGEELLKKNASVVNLEDANLVSKLFVLFNGTAGTDQIPPESRVSPGNPSLRAKLMSIFCRSITAANSFPLTLQCIFGCIYGSNTTSRLKQLGMEFTVWVFKHGAMDQLRLMGPVILTGILKSLDGYSASESDTIARETKSFAFQAIGLLAKRMPQLFREKVDVARRLFDALQSEAQFLRLTIQEATNSLAFAYKDAPQDVLNDLESLLLRSSQVEESEVRFCAIRWATLLFDMQHCPSRFICMLGAADPKLDIREIALEGLFPDEDQRKAVSKSLNLKYPKFSDMLDYIIQQQPAVLDSASVGGPKLHFPSKAYVAMIKFLLRCFEADMKQNNLVEGADFSVAVERLCLLLEHAMAHEGSVDLHANASKALISIGSHIPQVMASRYVDKITWMRQFLGHIDFDTRESISRLIGIASCSLSLHSLSDLITELISIIGTAPKLRFEMQHGVLCTLGYVTANCMSRAVSIPETLLQSTLKCLVDVVNSETATLASFAMQALGHIGLCIPLPLLLVDSSSVPILVVLREKLSKLLAGDDVKAVQRIVISLGHLCVKESSSSHLNIALDLIFSLSQSKVEDILFAAGEALSFLWGGVPVTADMILKSNYTSLSMSSNFLMGDVSSSMPSSSCVDSKANEEGHGTVRDAITRKLFDNLLYSSRKQERCAGTVWLLSLTMYCGQHHAIQKLLPDIQEAFSHLLAEQNELTQELASQGLSVVYELGDASMKKNLVNALVGTLTGSGKRKRAVKLVEESEVFHEGAIGESPSGGKLSTYKELCNLANEMGQPDLIYKFMDLANYQASLNSKRGAAFGFSKIAKHAGDALQPYLRALVPRLVRYQYDPDKNVQDAMTHIWRSLIPDSKKTIDEHFDLVMDDLLTQSGSRLWRSREASCHALSDVIQGRKFDQVEKHLKRIWTTAFRAMDDIKESVRNSGDRLCRAITALTLRLCDVSLTPVLEATKAMEIVLPLLLSEGIMSKVENIRKASIGVVTKLTKGAGIALRPHLPDLVCCMLESLSSLEDQGLNYVELHAANVGIQTEKLENLRISIAKGSPMWETLDRCVDIIDSQSLELLVPRVAQLVRVGVGLNTRVGVANFISLLAQKVGVNIKPFTTMLLRLLFQAVKEERSGTSKRAFANACATVLKYATPSQAQKLIEDTAALHLGDKNEQISCAVLLKCYFSTAADVLGGYNDVIVPVIFMSRFEDEKSVSCLYEEMWEENMSSERATLQLYLGEIVELISGGIMSSSWSSKRKAAQAISKLCDTLGEVVSSQHHVLLSSLLKEIPGRLWEGKDAVLCALSSLCMSCHKAISAADPDSPNAILSLILSACTKKAKKYREAAFSCLEQVIKAFNNPDFFNKAFPQLFDMCSLQIKGDEEDFSSAHDKIVNCVTASIHIARTSDIIQQQKHLIEFFLISLSPNFPWAVKVSVFSSIKELCSKLHTETVDSQDTSQYTSIVAFVHELFCKTSVKVLEIIQTVKIAQVHIAASECLLEMVNLLKATGQLPGGEVAVSREFVQVYDVEKNEHAKSLLKRCIDILENLEKEHKVSS; from the exons ATGGCGGACTCTTCTTCCTCTTCTACAACGACGTCGTCTTGGGCATCTATGCTCACTGGAAAATCGGATGCTGAGATTGAGGAACTCCTTGATCGAATGCTTACAAGGCTCGCACTTTGCGATGACTCAAAACTACAAGACTTGCTCACCAAGCTTCTCCCTCTCTCCATTGCTTCACTTTCCTCGTCAGCCCCTCTTGTCCGCAACAAA GTACTTGAGATTCTAAGCCATGTGAACAAGAGAGTGAAGCACCAGCATGACATTGGTTTGCCATTATCTGATCTGTGGCAGTTATATAGGGAATCTAATGCCTCATTAATGGTTAGGAATTTCTGCATCATGTATGTTGAGATGGCAGTTGAACGCGCAAGAAAGGAG GATAAAGAAAATATGGCACCTAACTTTTTAGCTAACATTTCAAAGCTACCTATTCAACATCAAGATATACTATTGAGGGTCATTACCAAG GTGATTGGAGAGTGCCATTCTGCTCAAGTAAGTGATGAAGTAGCTGCAATATATCGAAGATTTGGTGATCTGCCAGACCACAAGATATTTCTTGAATTTTGCCTACACATGGTTTTATATCAACCAACTTCTCAAAG CAGCGCTTGCCCTGCCGGACTTTCAATTACTCAATGTGATCGTGTCACTGGGAAACGACAATTGACAAGTGACTATTTAAGAAATGTGAAG TTGGGAATCTTGAATGTTGTCCAAGCCATGGAACTGCCTACAGAACTTATTTATCCCCTCTATGTGTCTGCCTCTGCAGATTG TCAAGAGTCTATTGTTAAGAGAGGAGAGGAGCTTCTGAAGAAGAATGCTTCTGTTGTGAATTTGGAGGATGCAAACCTCGTGAGCAAACTGTTTGTGCTATTTAATG GTACTGCTGGAACTGACCAGATTCCACCAGAGTCTAGAGTCAGTCCTGGAAATCCATCTTTGAGAGCAAAACTGATGTCTATTTTTTGCCGATCAATTACAGCAGCAAACAGTTTTCCGTTGACTTTACAGTGTATTTTTGGCTGCATATATG GAAGTAATACAACATCAAGGTTGAAGCAATTGGGAATGGAGTTCACTGTATGGGTCTTCAAGCAT GGAGCAATGGACCAATTGAGGCTTATGGGCCCTGTTATACTGACTGGGATTCTGAAATCTCTTGATGGTTATTCAGCATCAGAGTCAG ATACTATTGCGCGGGAGACCAAATCATTTGCCTTCCAAGCAATTGGCTTGCTTGCTAAGCGGATGCCTCAACTTTTTAG AGAAAAAGTCGATGTTGCTAGAAGGTTGTTTGATGCCCTGCAATCTGAGGCCCAATTTCTTCGTCTTACTATTCAAGAAGCTACAAATTCTCTTGCTTTTGCTTACAAG GATGCACCACAAGATGTATTAAATGATCTGGAGTCGCTTCTTCTGAGAAGTTCTCAAGTG GAGGAAAGCGAAGTGCGCTTTTGTGCTATCAGATGGGCGACCTTGTTGTTTGACATGCAGCATTGCCCAAGCCGATTTATTTGTATGCTTGGAGCTGCTGATCCTAAGCTGGATATAAG GGAAATTGCATTAGAAGGTTTGTTTCCTGATGAAGATCAAAGGAAAGCAGTAAGCAAAAGCCTCAACTTGAAGTACCCAAAATTTTCTGACATGCTAGACTATATTATCCAACAGCAGCCTGCTGTGTTGGATTCTGCTAGTGTGGGAGGTCCAAAGCTTCATTTTCCATCTAAAGCTTATGTGGCTATGATCAAGTTTTTGTTAAGGTGCTTTGAggcagatatgaagcaaaataattTGGTAGAAGGTGCCGATTTTTCAGTTGCAGTTGAGAGATTATGTTTGCTTCTAGAACATGCAATGGCTCACGAAGGTTCTGTTGACCTGCATGCTAATGCCTCCAAAGCTCTTATATCTATTGGATCTCATATTCCCCAG GTGATGGCTTCAAGATATGTTGATAAAATCACATGGATGAGGCAATTTCTGGGACATATTGACTTTGATACACGCGAATCTATATCTCGCTTAATTGGAATTGCTTCCTGCTCACTTTCTCTCCACAGTTTGTCTGATCTTATAACTGAGTTGATCTCCATAATTGGTACAGCACCTAAGTTAAG GTTTGAGATGCAGCATGGCGTGCTATGTACTTTAGGATATGTTACTGCAAATTGCATGTCAAGAGCTGTTTCT ATCCCAGAAACTTTACTCCAGAGTACACTTAAATGTTTGGTCGATGTTGTCAATTCAGAAACTGCCACACTGGCTTCTTTTGCAATGCAAGCGCTGGGCCATATTGGACTTTGTATCCCATTGCCTCTCCTGCTCGTAGACTCTAGTTCAG TTCCTATATTGGTTGTCTTGCGTGAAAAATTAAGCAAGCTGCTTGCTGGTGATGACGTGAAAGCAGTTCAGAGAATTGTTATTTCCTTGGGGCACTTGTGTGTCAAGGAGTCATCGTCTTCACATCTAAATATTGCTCTTGACCTGATTTTCAGTCTTAGCCAGTCGAAG GTAGAAGATATCTTGTTTGCGGCTGGGGAGGCATTGTCATTTTTATGGGGTGGTGTTCCTGTTACTGCTGACATGATTCTTAAGAGTAACTACACTTCACTTTCCATGAGTTCGAACTTTTTGATGGGAGATGTGTCTTCTTCAATGCCAAGCTCTAGCTGTGTGGACTCTAAAGCTAATGAAGAAGGCCATGGTACAGTTAGAGATGCAATCACTAGAAAGCTTTTTGACAATCTATTATACAGTAGCCGGAAACAAGAGCGCTGTGCTGGCACTGTCTGGCTTTTGTCACTGACAATGTATTGTGGTCAACACCATGCTATCCAGAAACTGCTTCCTGACATCCAG GAAGCATTCTCTCACCTTCTGGCTGAGCAGAATGAGCTTACCCAGGAGCTGGCATCTCAGGGCCTTAGTGTTGTATATGAGCTTGGCGATGCTTCTATGAAGAAAAACTTAGTGAATGCTCTTGTTGGCACTCTTACTGGCTCAGGGAAGAGGAAAAGGGCTGTTAAG CTTGTAGAAGAGTCTGAAGTGTTTCACGAAGGTGCAATTGGTGAAAGTCCTAGTGGAGGGAAATTAAGTACTTACAAGGAGCTTTGCAACTTGGCAAACGAGATGGGGCAGCCGGACTTGATTTATAAGTTCATGGACTTAGCCAATTATCAGGCATCTTTGAATTCTAAAAGAGGTGCGGCCTTTGGGTTCTCCAAGATAGCCAAGCATGCTGGGGATGCTCTGCAACCTTACTTGCGAGCTCTTGTTCCAAGACTGGTTCGTTATCAGTATGATCCTGATAAGAATGTGCAG GATGCAATGACACATATTTGGAGATCACTGATTCCAGATTCAAAAAAGACAATTGATGAGCATTTCGATCTTGTTATGGATGATCTTTTGACTCAAAGCGGATCTCGACTTTGGCGATCACGAGAGGCTTCTTGTCATGCACTTTCCGATGTAATCCAAGGACGTAAATTTGATCAG GTTGAGAAGCACCTAAAAAGAATATGGACTACTGCTTTCCGTGCAATGGATGACATAAAGGAGTCTGTACGAAATTCGGGTGACAGATTATGCCGGGCTATCACTGCTCTAACACTGAGGTTATGTGATGTTTCTCTCACACCAGTTTTGGAGGCAACAAAGGCAATGGAGATTGTGTTGCCGTTACTGCTATCTGAAGGCATAATGAGTAAGGTTGAAAACATTCGAAAGGCATCCATTGGAGTGGTTACAAAACTCACGAAG GGTGCAGGTATTGCTCTTCGGCCGCATCTACCTGATCTAGTCTGCTGCATGCTTGAAAGCTTATCAAGCCTGGAAGACCAGGGGTTAAATTATGTTGAG TTGCACGCAGCAAATGTTGGAATACAAACAGAAAAGCTTGAAAACCTCCGTATATCAATAGCAAAGGGCTCTCCAATGTGGGAAACTCTTGATCGTTGTGTTGATATTATTGATTCCCAGTCATTGGAATTATTGGTACCTCGTGTCGCTCAGTTAGTTCGTGTTGGTGTTGGATTAAATACCAG GGTTGGTGTAGCAAATTTTATAAGCTTGTTAGCACAGAAAGTTGGTGTAAATATCAAACCTTTTACAACCATGCTACTGAGACTTCTATTTCAAGCTGTCAAGGAGGAAAGAAGTGGTACATCAAAACGTGCGTTTGCAAATGCTTGTGCTACAGTTCTGAAGTATGCAACTCCTTCTCAGGCCCAGAAGTTGATTGAAGACACTGCTGCTTTACATCTTGGAGACAAGAATGAACAGATTTCATGTGCAGTTTTATTGAAATGCTACTTTTCCACGGCTGCTGATGTTCTGGGTGGATATAATGACGTGATTGTGCCAGTTATATTTATGTCAAG atttgaagatgaaaaatCTGTTTCTTGTCTGTACGAAGAAATGTGGGAAGAAAATATGAGTAGTGAACGGGCTACTCTTCAATTGTACTTGGGGGAGATCGTCGAGCTTATCAGTGGAGGAATTATGTCATCCTCATGGTCTAGTAAACGGAAG GCTGCTCAGGCAATCAGTAAGCTATGTGACACCCTTGGTGAGGTGGTATCCTCACAGCACCATGTTCTGCTCTCATCTCTCTTGAAGGAAATACCTGGACGCCTATGGGAG GGAAAGGACGCAGTACTCTGTGCGTTATCTTCACTCTGTATGTCGTGTCATAAAGCAATTTCTGCTGCTGATCCCGACTCTCCAAATGCCATTTTGAGTCTCATATTATCTGCATGCACAAAAAAAGCCAAAAAGTACCGCGAAGCAGCTTTCTCCTGTCTTGAGCAG GTTATAAAGGCATTCAATAATCCAGACTTCTTCAATAAAGCTTTTCCACAATTATTTGACATGTGCAGTCTGCAAATTAAAG GAGACGAGGAGGATTTTTCTTCTGCACATGACAAGATAGTAAATTGTGTAACAGCAAGCATTCACATAGCACGCACATCTGATATTATTCAACAGCAGAAGCACTTGATTGAGTTTTTCTTAATTTCACTTTCACCTAACTTTCCATGGGCAG TTAAAGTGTCTGTTTTTTCCTCAATTAAGGAGCTATGCTCAAAGCTGCACACAGAGACGGTTGATTCTCAGGATACTTCTCAATATACCAGCATAGTTGCTTTTGTTCATGAG TTGTTCTGCAAAACCTCTGTGAAAGTACTTGAAATTATACAAACAGTAAAAATTGCTCAG GTTCACATTGCAGCTTCAGAGTGCCTGCTGGAAATGGTGAACTTATTGAAAGCGACTGGACAGTTGCCTGGTGGAGAAGTGGCAGTCAGCCGTGAGTTTGTGCAAGTCTATGATGTGGAAAAGAATGAGCATGCTAAGTCTTTGCTCAAGAGATGCATTGACATTCTAGAAAACCTCGAAAAAGAGCACAAAGTTTCAAGTTGA
- the LOC104115761 gene encoding uncharacterized protein isoform X2: protein MADSSSSSTTTSSWASMLTGKSDAEIEELLDRMLTRLALCDDSKLQDLLTKLLPLSIASLSSSAPLVRNKVLEILSHVNKRVKHQHDIGLPLSDLWQLYRESNASLMVRNFCIMYVEMAVERARKEDKENMAPNFLANISKLPIQHQDILLRVITKVIGECHSAQVSDEVAAIYRRFGDLPDHKIFLEFCLHMVLYQPTSQSACPAGLSITQCDRVTGKRQLTSDYLRNVKLGILNVVQAMELPTELIYPLYVSASADCQESIVKRGEELLKKNASVVNLEDANLVSKLFVLFNGTAGTDQIPPESRVSPGNPSLRAKLMSIFCRSITAANSFPLTLQCIFGCIYGSNTTSRLKQLGMEFTVWVFKHGAMDQLRLMGPVILTGILKSLDGYSASESDTIARETKSFAFQAIGLLAKRMPQLFREKVDVARRLFDALQSEAQFLRLTIQEATNSLAFAYKDAPQDVLNDLESLLLRSSQVEESEVRFCAIRWATLLFDMQHCPSRFICMLGAADPKLDIREIALEGLFPDEDQRKAVSKSLNLKYPKFSDMLDYIIQQQPAVLDSASVGGPKLHFPSKAYVAMIKFLLRCFEADMKQNNLVEGADFSVAVERLCLLLEHAMAHEGSVDLHANASKALISIGSHIPQVMASRYVDKITWMRQFLGHIDFDTRESISRLIGIASCSLSLHSLSDLITELISIIGTAPKLRFEMQHGVLCTLGYVTANCMSRAVSIPETLLQSTLKCLVDVVNSETATLASFAMQALGHIGLCIPLPLLLVDSSSVPILVVLREKLSKLLAGDDVKAVQRIVISLGHLCVKESSSSHLNIALDLIFSLSQSKVEDILFAAGEALSFLWGGVPVTADMILKSNYTSLSMSSNFLMGDVSSSMPSSSCVDSKANEEGHGTVRDAITRKLFDNLLYSSRKQERCAGTVWLLSLTMYCGQHHAIQKLLPDIQEAFSHLLAEQNELTQELASQGLSVVYELGDASMKKNLVNALVGTLTGSGKRKRAVKLVEESEVFHEGAIGESPSGGKLSTYKELCNLANEMGQPDLIYKFMDLANYQASLNSKRGAAFGFSKIAKHAGDALQPYLRALVPRLVRYQYDPDKNVQDAMTHIWRSLIPDSKKTIDEHFDLVMDDLLTQSGSRLWRSREASCHALSDVIQGRKFDQVEKHLKRIWTTAFRAMDDIKESVRNSGDRLCRAITALTLRLCDVSLTPVLEATKAMEIVLPLLLSEGIMSKVENIRKASIGVVTKLTKGAGIALRPHLPDLVCCMLESLSSLEDQGLNYVELHAANVGIQTEKLENLRISIAKGSPMWETLDRCVDIIDSQSLELLVPRVAQLVRVGVGLNTRVGVANFISLLAQKVGVNIKPFTTMLLRLLFQAVKEERSGTSKRAFANACATVLKYATPSQAQKLIEDTAALHLGDKNEQISCAVLLKCYFSTAADVLGGYNDVIVPVIFMSRFEDEKSVSCLYEEMWEENMSSERATLQLYLGEIVELISGGIMSSSWSSKRKAAQAISKLCDTLGEVVSSQHHVLLSSLLKEIPGRLWEGKDAVLCALSSLCMSCHKAISAADPDSPNAILSLILSACTKKAKKYREAAFSCLEQVIKAFNNPDFFNKAFPQLFDMCSLQIKGDEEDFSSAHDKIVNCVTASIHIARTSDIIQQQKHLIEFFLISLSPNFPWAVKVSVFSSIKELCSKLHTETVDSQDTSQYTSIVAFVHELFCKTSVKVLEIIQTVKIAQVHIAASECLLEMVNLLKATGQLPGGEVAVSREFVQVYDVEKNEHAKSLLKRCIDILENLEKEHKVSS, encoded by the exons ATGGCGGACTCTTCTTCCTCTTCTACAACGACGTCGTCTTGGGCATCTATGCTCACTGGAAAATCGGATGCTGAGATTGAGGAACTCCTTGATCGAATGCTTACAAGGCTCGCACTTTGCGATGACTCAAAACTACAAGACTTGCTCACCAAGCTTCTCCCTCTCTCCATTGCTTCACTTTCCTCGTCAGCCCCTCTTGTCCGCAACAAA GTACTTGAGATTCTAAGCCATGTGAACAAGAGAGTGAAGCACCAGCATGACATTGGTTTGCCATTATCTGATCTGTGGCAGTTATATAGGGAATCTAATGCCTCATTAATGGTTAGGAATTTCTGCATCATGTATGTTGAGATGGCAGTTGAACGCGCAAGAAAGGAG GATAAAGAAAATATGGCACCTAACTTTTTAGCTAACATTTCAAAGCTACCTATTCAACATCAAGATATACTATTGAGGGTCATTACCAAG GTGATTGGAGAGTGCCATTCTGCTCAAGTAAGTGATGAAGTAGCTGCAATATATCGAAGATTTGGTGATCTGCCAGACCACAAGATATTTCTTGAATTTTGCCTACACATGGTTTTATATCAACCAACTTCTCAAAG CGCTTGCCCTGCCGGACTTTCAATTACTCAATGTGATCGTGTCACTGGGAAACGACAATTGACAAGTGACTATTTAAGAAATGTGAAG TTGGGAATCTTGAATGTTGTCCAAGCCATGGAACTGCCTACAGAACTTATTTATCCCCTCTATGTGTCTGCCTCTGCAGATTG TCAAGAGTCTATTGTTAAGAGAGGAGAGGAGCTTCTGAAGAAGAATGCTTCTGTTGTGAATTTGGAGGATGCAAACCTCGTGAGCAAACTGTTTGTGCTATTTAATG GTACTGCTGGAACTGACCAGATTCCACCAGAGTCTAGAGTCAGTCCTGGAAATCCATCTTTGAGAGCAAAACTGATGTCTATTTTTTGCCGATCAATTACAGCAGCAAACAGTTTTCCGTTGACTTTACAGTGTATTTTTGGCTGCATATATG GAAGTAATACAACATCAAGGTTGAAGCAATTGGGAATGGAGTTCACTGTATGGGTCTTCAAGCAT GGAGCAATGGACCAATTGAGGCTTATGGGCCCTGTTATACTGACTGGGATTCTGAAATCTCTTGATGGTTATTCAGCATCAGAGTCAG ATACTATTGCGCGGGAGACCAAATCATTTGCCTTCCAAGCAATTGGCTTGCTTGCTAAGCGGATGCCTCAACTTTTTAG AGAAAAAGTCGATGTTGCTAGAAGGTTGTTTGATGCCCTGCAATCTGAGGCCCAATTTCTTCGTCTTACTATTCAAGAAGCTACAAATTCTCTTGCTTTTGCTTACAAG GATGCACCACAAGATGTATTAAATGATCTGGAGTCGCTTCTTCTGAGAAGTTCTCAAGTG GAGGAAAGCGAAGTGCGCTTTTGTGCTATCAGATGGGCGACCTTGTTGTTTGACATGCAGCATTGCCCAAGCCGATTTATTTGTATGCTTGGAGCTGCTGATCCTAAGCTGGATATAAG GGAAATTGCATTAGAAGGTTTGTTTCCTGATGAAGATCAAAGGAAAGCAGTAAGCAAAAGCCTCAACTTGAAGTACCCAAAATTTTCTGACATGCTAGACTATATTATCCAACAGCAGCCTGCTGTGTTGGATTCTGCTAGTGTGGGAGGTCCAAAGCTTCATTTTCCATCTAAAGCTTATGTGGCTATGATCAAGTTTTTGTTAAGGTGCTTTGAggcagatatgaagcaaaataattTGGTAGAAGGTGCCGATTTTTCAGTTGCAGTTGAGAGATTATGTTTGCTTCTAGAACATGCAATGGCTCACGAAGGTTCTGTTGACCTGCATGCTAATGCCTCCAAAGCTCTTATATCTATTGGATCTCATATTCCCCAG GTGATGGCTTCAAGATATGTTGATAAAATCACATGGATGAGGCAATTTCTGGGACATATTGACTTTGATACACGCGAATCTATATCTCGCTTAATTGGAATTGCTTCCTGCTCACTTTCTCTCCACAGTTTGTCTGATCTTATAACTGAGTTGATCTCCATAATTGGTACAGCACCTAAGTTAAG GTTTGAGATGCAGCATGGCGTGCTATGTACTTTAGGATATGTTACTGCAAATTGCATGTCAAGAGCTGTTTCT ATCCCAGAAACTTTACTCCAGAGTACACTTAAATGTTTGGTCGATGTTGTCAATTCAGAAACTGCCACACTGGCTTCTTTTGCAATGCAAGCGCTGGGCCATATTGGACTTTGTATCCCATTGCCTCTCCTGCTCGTAGACTCTAGTTCAG TTCCTATATTGGTTGTCTTGCGTGAAAAATTAAGCAAGCTGCTTGCTGGTGATGACGTGAAAGCAGTTCAGAGAATTGTTATTTCCTTGGGGCACTTGTGTGTCAAGGAGTCATCGTCTTCACATCTAAATATTGCTCTTGACCTGATTTTCAGTCTTAGCCAGTCGAAG GTAGAAGATATCTTGTTTGCGGCTGGGGAGGCATTGTCATTTTTATGGGGTGGTGTTCCTGTTACTGCTGACATGATTCTTAAGAGTAACTACACTTCACTTTCCATGAGTTCGAACTTTTTGATGGGAGATGTGTCTTCTTCAATGCCAAGCTCTAGCTGTGTGGACTCTAAAGCTAATGAAGAAGGCCATGGTACAGTTAGAGATGCAATCACTAGAAAGCTTTTTGACAATCTATTATACAGTAGCCGGAAACAAGAGCGCTGTGCTGGCACTGTCTGGCTTTTGTCACTGACAATGTATTGTGGTCAACACCATGCTATCCAGAAACTGCTTCCTGACATCCAG GAAGCATTCTCTCACCTTCTGGCTGAGCAGAATGAGCTTACCCAGGAGCTGGCATCTCAGGGCCTTAGTGTTGTATATGAGCTTGGCGATGCTTCTATGAAGAAAAACTTAGTGAATGCTCTTGTTGGCACTCTTACTGGCTCAGGGAAGAGGAAAAGGGCTGTTAAG CTTGTAGAAGAGTCTGAAGTGTTTCACGAAGGTGCAATTGGTGAAAGTCCTAGTGGAGGGAAATTAAGTACTTACAAGGAGCTTTGCAACTTGGCAAACGAGATGGGGCAGCCGGACTTGATTTATAAGTTCATGGACTTAGCCAATTATCAGGCATCTTTGAATTCTAAAAGAGGTGCGGCCTTTGGGTTCTCCAAGATAGCCAAGCATGCTGGGGATGCTCTGCAACCTTACTTGCGAGCTCTTGTTCCAAGACTGGTTCGTTATCAGTATGATCCTGATAAGAATGTGCAG GATGCAATGACACATATTTGGAGATCACTGATTCCAGATTCAAAAAAGACAATTGATGAGCATTTCGATCTTGTTATGGATGATCTTTTGACTCAAAGCGGATCTCGACTTTGGCGATCACGAGAGGCTTCTTGTCATGCACTTTCCGATGTAATCCAAGGACGTAAATTTGATCAG GTTGAGAAGCACCTAAAAAGAATATGGACTACTGCTTTCCGTGCAATGGATGACATAAAGGAGTCTGTACGAAATTCGGGTGACAGATTATGCCGGGCTATCACTGCTCTAACACTGAGGTTATGTGATGTTTCTCTCACACCAGTTTTGGAGGCAACAAAGGCAATGGAGATTGTGTTGCCGTTACTGCTATCTGAAGGCATAATGAGTAAGGTTGAAAACATTCGAAAGGCATCCATTGGAGTGGTTACAAAACTCACGAAG GGTGCAGGTATTGCTCTTCGGCCGCATCTACCTGATCTAGTCTGCTGCATGCTTGAAAGCTTATCAAGCCTGGAAGACCAGGGGTTAAATTATGTTGAG TTGCACGCAGCAAATGTTGGAATACAAACAGAAAAGCTTGAAAACCTCCGTATATCAATAGCAAAGGGCTCTCCAATGTGGGAAACTCTTGATCGTTGTGTTGATATTATTGATTCCCAGTCATTGGAATTATTGGTACCTCGTGTCGCTCAGTTAGTTCGTGTTGGTGTTGGATTAAATACCAG GGTTGGTGTAGCAAATTTTATAAGCTTGTTAGCACAGAAAGTTGGTGTAAATATCAAACCTTTTACAACCATGCTACTGAGACTTCTATTTCAAGCTGTCAAGGAGGAAAGAAGTGGTACATCAAAACGTGCGTTTGCAAATGCTTGTGCTACAGTTCTGAAGTATGCAACTCCTTCTCAGGCCCAGAAGTTGATTGAAGACACTGCTGCTTTACATCTTGGAGACAAGAATGAACAGATTTCATGTGCAGTTTTATTGAAATGCTACTTTTCCACGGCTGCTGATGTTCTGGGTGGATATAATGACGTGATTGTGCCAGTTATATTTATGTCAAG atttgaagatgaaaaatCTGTTTCTTGTCTGTACGAAGAAATGTGGGAAGAAAATATGAGTAGTGAACGGGCTACTCTTCAATTGTACTTGGGGGAGATCGTCGAGCTTATCAGTGGAGGAATTATGTCATCCTCATGGTCTAGTAAACGGAAG GCTGCTCAGGCAATCAGTAAGCTATGTGACACCCTTGGTGAGGTGGTATCCTCACAGCACCATGTTCTGCTCTCATCTCTCTTGAAGGAAATACCTGGACGCCTATGGGAG GGAAAGGACGCAGTACTCTGTGCGTTATCTTCACTCTGTATGTCGTGTCATAAAGCAATTTCTGCTGCTGATCCCGACTCTCCAAATGCCATTTTGAGTCTCATATTATCTGCATGCACAAAAAAAGCCAAAAAGTACCGCGAAGCAGCTTTCTCCTGTCTTGAGCAG GTTATAAAGGCATTCAATAATCCAGACTTCTTCAATAAAGCTTTTCCACAATTATTTGACATGTGCAGTCTGCAAATTAAAG GAGACGAGGAGGATTTTTCTTCTGCACATGACAAGATAGTAAATTGTGTAACAGCAAGCATTCACATAGCACGCACATCTGATATTATTCAACAGCAGAAGCACTTGATTGAGTTTTTCTTAATTTCACTTTCACCTAACTTTCCATGGGCAG TTAAAGTGTCTGTTTTTTCCTCAATTAAGGAGCTATGCTCAAAGCTGCACACAGAGACGGTTGATTCTCAGGATACTTCTCAATATACCAGCATAGTTGCTTTTGTTCATGAG TTGTTCTGCAAAACCTCTGTGAAAGTACTTGAAATTATACAAACAGTAAAAATTGCTCAG GTTCACATTGCAGCTTCAGAGTGCCTGCTGGAAATGGTGAACTTATTGAAAGCGACTGGACAGTTGCCTGGTGGAGAAGTGGCAGTCAGCCGTGAGTTTGTGCAAGTCTATGATGTGGAAAAGAATGAGCATGCTAAGTCTTTGCTCAAGAGATGCATTGACATTCTAGAAAACCTCGAAAAAGAGCACAAAGTTTCAAGTTGA